The Stomoxys calcitrans chromosome 3, idStoCalc2.1, whole genome shotgun sequence genome includes a region encoding these proteins:
- the LOC131996267 gene encoding uncharacterized protein LOC131996267, producing MTDEINTSRTKKDMKEAPPPPIISNINLQELPENINWNKTITEGNLGDDDELQNLSYSDIDCSSSCNIVSSIASVNRQQVIPSEKNVSSSTHSTTLGFIPEPAANGIVKGKQIHPIRKAIYKTGKLLEFSPKILSISHKRDWLRVDCALDTAEWFKSNIEHIQKLASQKVNIADKNILPSTIIIQGEFPNNSRIDKRKILALIQTHYPDLNVSMWKCFERKQDTMIFEVDTVSWCKLLYSGGNISCENKHINLKIKQQTLCSGVEVKPCRQKSGLRVRTIFSECHVDSSEKVLAVIKQQNQNLCVSQWIAEDRRPDDLYVTFDVDEYSWQRLQQANGFITYLQGQIA from the coding sequence ATGACGGACGAAATCAATACTTCTCGAACGAAAAAGGACATGAAGGAAGCACCACCTCCACCCATTATATCAAATATTAATTTACAAGAATTGCCAGAAAATATTAACTGGAATAAAACTATTACCGAAGGCAATTTGGGTGATGATGATGAATTACAAAATTTGTCTTATTCCGACATAGACTGTAGCAGTTCCTGTAACATTGTTTCGAGCATCGCATCTGTAAATAGACAACAAGTGATCCCAAGCGAAAAAAATGTGTCTTCTTCAACTCATAGCACAACATTGGGCTTTATACCCGAGCCTGCAGCCAATGGAATTGTCAAGGGTAAACAAATACATCCAATTCGAAAAGCCATATATAAAACTGGCAAACTGTTGGAGTTTTCacccaaaattttatcaataagTCATAAACGAGACTGGCTTAGAGTAGATTGCGCTCTTGACACTGcagaatggtttaaatcaaaTATAGAACACATTCAAAAACTTGCTTCTCAAAAGGTGAATATTGCGGATAAGAATATTTTGCCTTCCACAATCATAATACAAGGAGAATTCCCCAACAACTCACGCATAGATAAAAGAAAGATTTTAGCATTAATTCAAACACATTATCCAGACTTGAATGTTTCGATGTGGAAATGttttgaaaggaagcaagacaCTATGATATTTGAAGTCGATACTGTATCCTGGTGTAAACTTCTATATAGCGGTGGTAACATTTCGTGTGAAAACAAACACATAAATCTGAAAATAAAGCAGCAAACACTGTGTTCCGGAGTAGAAGTTAAGCCATGTCGGCAGAAAAGTGGCCTCCGGGTGCGAACTATATTTTCCGAGTGTCATGTAGATTCGAGCGAAAAAGTCTTAGCGGTTATCAAGCAACAAAATCAGAACCTTTGTGTTTCCCAATGGATAGCTGAAGATAGAAGACCGGATGATTTATATGTTACTTTTGATGTGGATGAATATTCTTGGCAAAGACTTCAGCAGGCCAATGGCTTCATTACTTACCTCCAGGGGCAGATCGCCTAG